ATCAGTTTTATTACCGTGGGAGCCGATGAGGTCCGGGCCTGGACGTTGCGCACCGGTGACACGGCCCTGGAAGCCGCAGCAACGATCCATTCCGACCTTTGCCGGGGGTTTATCCGCACCGAGTGCTTCTCTTACGATGACCTGATGGCCTGTGGTTCGGAAAAAGGTATCCGAGACAACGGCCACTTCCGCCTGGAAGGCACGAATTACAAGGTAAAGGACGGGGATATATTAAATATCCGCTTCAGCATATAGACGCTCCTGATTCAATATTCAATCAAAGCTCATGGACACGTAATATTTCATCGGAAACAGATGATTCAGCCAAGCTGATAAGATGTTTGTGATGCGTAAAAAAAACAACCTGCGTTTCTTTGGCCAGCTCGCCAAGGGCCGCCAGGGCCGCCGCAGACCTGTCATCATCGAAATGCACCAGCACATCATCGACGATAAAGGGCATTGGGCCGTTGGCCTTGACATACCTCGCCAAGCCCCCGAGTCTTAGCGCCAGGAATAACTGGTCCCGACTTCCGTCACTCATCTCGGCAAGTGTCAGCATTTTTCCGTCCGGTCGTTTTGCCTTGATTACCGGATCGCCCTTGTCATCAAAATCGGCCCGCAGTCCCGCAAATGATCCTTGTGTCATGGTTTTAAAATAGTCGCCGGCGATAGATAAGACAGGACTTTGATTGCTTTGGCGGTAGCGCTCCATGGTTTTGGTTAATATGGCCGAAGCCAGCCTGAGTTTGACATAATATTCAACATCCGCCTGAATCTTTCCCACAAGGCCCTCTGCTTCTTCGGCTATGGCTACGGCAAGTGACTCGCCACCAATCGACTGCAGCTCTTTGGTCGCCAGGGCGATTTCTTGAACAATGCGTTTTTGCTTAGTGAGAAATTCTTGTTTTTCGGCCTCCAACTTTTCCAG
This is a stretch of genomic DNA from Candidatus Desulfatibia profunda. It encodes these proteins:
- a CDS encoding DUF933 domain-containing protein gives rise to the protein ISFITVGADEVRAWTLRTGDTALEAAATIHSDLCRGFIRTECFSYDDLMACGSEKGIRDNGHFRLEGTNYKVKDGDILNIRFSI